The stretch of DNA GAGGCTACCATAGGGATACGGATGACTACCGCAAAGCAGTGGAGACACTACTCGTTGGTCAACAGTCCTGGTCGCGAAGGCCAAGACTAAGCTCATTACATTGCCCTATGGAGTTAAAGCTTGAACGAAAAACAGATAATTAGTTTTTTAATCCTGCCATTTTATGGTGGGATTTTCTACTGTTTAAATCAAAGAAAGGAGATAGACGATGCAAATTGACGATCACCCGGAACCGCACATACACAGCCAATCGCTGATTTGTGTCGTTCTACCCTTATAAAGTGATTGGTCTCTGTGTATGAAACACATCATTCATACAGATAGGAGAAACCAATGAAAACTACAAAAGAAAGATTAGCAACAGCTATTCATACATCTTTAAACGAAACTCTATCTTTTTATAAGACAAGTCTAACAGGCTTGACTGAGGAGCAGGTGGAGAAAAATCGTGACCTATATGGCGAAAATACCATCACAAAGGGTCAAGAAGACAGTATCCTCAAAAAGATTTACGAATCCATTATCAATCCTTTTACCATCATCTTGCTGGTCATCGCCATGATTTCCTTGGTGACCAATGTCTGGTTGGCAAAACCAGGTCAAGAAGATCCGACAACTTCCATTATCATCGTTGTCCTAGTCCTCATTTCTGGTGGCATACGCTTTGTCCAAGAACTCCGTAGTGATAAGGCTGCGACCAATCTATCAAAAATGATTGTCAACACAGCGACTGTCATTCGTCAAGGAGAAATCCAAGAAGTACCTATCGATGATTTGGTAGTAGGTGACGTGGTTAAATTAAGCGCTGGAGACATGATTCCAGCAGATCTTCTTTTATTTGAGTCGCGCGATTTCTTTGTACAACAGTCGGGCTTGACAGGTGAAAGTGAATCGGTTGAAAAATTGGCCTTGACCAAGGCAACAGTTCAACAATCTGATAGTCTGCTGGAAGCAGAAGCGCTCGCCTTTATGGGAACCAATGTCTTGTCTGGTAGTGCTAAGGCCGTGGTTTTGGCGGTTGGTGATGATACCATGATGGGGGCCATTGAGCAGACTTTGAACACCTATGACGAGCCTACTTCGTTTGAGCGAGAAATGAATAGTATTTCGTGGCTCTTGATTCGTTTGATGCTGGTCATGGTGCCCATCGTTTTCTTGTCCAATGGTTTAACAGATGGCGACTGGTTGGAAGCTGGCGTATTTGCTTTGAGTGTTGGTGTTGGGCTTACACCTGAGATGCTTCCTATGATTATCACGGCCAGTCTAGCAAAAGGCTCCATCATTATGGCCAAGGAAAAAGTGGTTATCAAGAAACTCAATGCCATACAGGACTTAGGGGCGATTGATATTTTGTGTACAGATAAGACAGGAACTCTAACCCAAGACGAAATTGTCCTTGAATATCCTTTGGACATCCACGGACGCTTGGATTTGACCGTCTTGAGACGAGCTTATCTCAATTCTTATTTTCAAACGGGCTTGAAAAATTTGATGGACAGAGCCATCATCAAACGGACTGAAAAGGAAGCAAAAGAACACGCCCTCTTGCAAAATCTGGCTCAAACTTTTCAAAAAATAGATGAGCTTCCCTTTGATTTTGAACGTAGACGGATGAGTGTTATCGTTAAGGATGAACACGAAGTTGTTAGTTTGGTAACCAAGGGTGCCCTAGAGGAGATGTTGACGATTTCCAGTTATGCGGAATACCAAGGAGTGATTACTCCCTTGACAGATGTTATTAGAGAAGAAATTTTAGCAGAAGTCAGACAACTAAATCAACAAGGTTTGCGTGTCTTGGGAGTGGCCTATAAGTCAGGTTTGAGGGAAGGCCATGCCTATACAGTTGATGATGAAGGGGATATGATTCTAACTGGTTATTTAGCCTTCCTAGATCCTCCTAAACCATCTGCAGCACCAGCAATTAAGGCTCTGTTAGAACATGGAGTTCAAACAAAAATTTTGACGGGAGACAACGAAAAAGTTACTCAAGCAGTCTGTGAAAAGGTTGGTTTGGATATCAATCAGATACTGTTAGGATCTGAAATTGATCAGATGAGTGATCAAGAATTGGCCCAAGCAGTAGAGGAGGTAACAGTATTTGCCAAACTTTCTCCTGACCAAAAAGCGAGGATTATTTTGCAATTTAAGGCCAATGGTCATGCTGTAGGCTATATGGGAGATGGGATCAATGATGCTCCTTCTATGAAAGTTGCAGATGTGGGGATTTCTGTTGATACAGCAGTAGATATTGCCAAAGAAACGGCTGATGTTATCCTACTTGATAAGGATCTCATGGTGCTTGAAAAAGGACTTGTTGAAGGTCGTAAGGTCTATGCCAATATGACTAAATATATCAAAATGACAGTGAGTTCTAATTTTGGAAATATCTTATCCCTATTGGTCTCTGGAATCTTTTTGCCATTTTTACCAATGGCACCAGTCCATTTGATTATCCTAAATCTAGTCTATGATTTGTCTTGTATTGCCTTGCCTTTTGACAAGGTGGATAAAGATTTTTTGAGAAATCCGCATACCTGGGAAGCTAAGTCCATCACACGTTTCATGATTTGGATGGGACCTATCTCTTCTGCCTTTGATATTTTGACCTTCAGTTTGCTTTATTTTATCATTGTACCCATGACAACAGGTCAAGCTTATGTTCATGGGGCAGAGTCTGCCGTAGGTTTTATTGTCTTGTTTCAGACAGGTTGGTTTATCGAGTCCATGTGGTCACAGACCATGGTTATCCATATGCTGCGTTCAGCTAAAATTCCCTTTTTACAAAGTCGTCCAGCTTGGCTAGTCCTTGTGACAACCTTATTGGCTGCAGCCTTTGTGACCTTCCTTCCCTACAGTCCACTCGCAATCCTACTTCATCTAACTCCTTTAAAACCGATTTATTTCATCTTTTTACTTTTCATCATTATTTTGTATATGATTAGCGTGACAATTGTGAAAAAAATCTATATCAAGAAATATCAAGAATGGCTGTAAATTTCATTTTGTCAAGAAAAAAGTACGAAAATGACGAAAAAAGTCAAAAAAATTTAAAAATAGGTCGCAAGTCGGATGTTTTTTATGGTATAATAGACTAAACTGATAGTAACATGTAGCGAAAGGGGTAGGTACATGATTAAAATTTATACAGTCTCAAGTTGTACTAGCTGTAAAAAAGCAAAAACCTGGCTCAATGCCCACCAGTTAAGTTATAAAGAACAAAACCTTGGTAAAGAAGGAATTACGAGAGAAGAATTACTGGATATTCTGACAAAAACAGATAACGGAATAGCCAGCATCGTTTCGTCTAAAAATCGCTATGCCAAAGCCCTTGGAGTGGATATTGAAGATTTGAGTGTCAATGAAGTCCTCAATCTGATTATGGAAACACCGAGAATTTTAAAGAGCCCAATCCTTGTGGATGAAAAACGCCTGCAAGTTGGCTATAAGGAAGACGATATTCGTGCCTTCCTACCACGCTCTGTCCGTAATGTAGAAAATGCAGAAGCACGTTTGCGTGCAGCTCTATAAACATCAAGGCTGGGAGCAACTCCCAGTCTTATTCTATTTTGTACTCTTCAAAAATCTCTTCAAACCGCGTCAACATCGCCTTGCCGTAGGTATGGTTACTGACTTCGTCAGTTCTATCCACAACCTCAAAACAGTGTTTTGAGCTGACTTCGTCAGTTTTATCTGCAACCTCAAAGCAGTGCTTTGAGCAGCCTGCGGCTAGTTTCCTAGTTTGCTCTTTGATTTTCATTGAGTATTAATCTCAAAAAGAAAGAAGAAAGAAATGAAAAAAATAGCTCTTGTTAGTCTAGCTTTCCTTTTTGTCCTGGTTGGTTGCGGACAGAAAAAAGAAACTGGAACAGCTACAAAAACAGAAAAGGATACGCTTCAGTCGGCATTGCCAGTTATTGAAAATGCCGAGAAGAATACAGTTGTGACCAAGACTTTGGTCTTGCCCAAGTCAGATGATGGTAGTCAGCAAACCCAAACCATTACATACAAGGACAAGACTTTTTTGAGCTTAAGCATTCAACAAAAGCGTCCAGTCTCTGATGAGTTGAAAACTTATATTGACCAACACGGAGTGGAAGAAACTCAAAAAGCTCTTCTCGAGGCAGAGGAGAAGGATGAGGCCATCATAGAAGCTCGTAAATTAGCAGGATTTAAGCTTGAAACCAAACTATTGAGTGCAACTGAACTTCAAACAACGACTAGTTTTGATTTTCAAGTTTTGGATGTCAAGAAGGCTTCTCAGTTAGAATATTTGAAGAACATTGGTTTAGAAAATCTCTTGAAGAATGAACCAAGCAAATATATTTCAGATAGATTGGCAAATGGCGCGACAGAACAATAGAAAATCCAAATAAATAGACTGCCTGAATTGTAGAACGTAAGGAATTATGCTATAATGGTACTATTCTAAGGAAAGAGGGTGTTAGAATGGGATTTACTGAAGAAACAGTACGTTTTAAATTGGACGATTCCAATAAAAAAGAAATTAGCGAAACTCTGACTGATGTTTATGCTTCGTTGAACGATAAGGGCTACAACCCAATCAACCAAATCGTAGGTTACGTATTGAGTGGAGACCCTGCCTACGTTCCTCGTTATAATAATGCACGAAATCAAATCCGTAAGTATGAGCGCGATGAAATCGTTGAAGAATTGGTCCGCTACTACCTTAAAGGACAAGGAGTCGATCTATAACCTATGAGAATTATGGGATTAGACGTCGGTTCAAAAACGGTAGGGGTGGCTATTAGCGATCCGCTGGGTTTTACAGCTCAAGGACTTGAAATCATCCAAATCAATGAGGAACAAGGCCAATTTGGTTTTGACCGCGTTAAGGAGTTGGTTGATGCTTACAAGGTGGAACGATTTGTAGTGGGATTGCCTAAAAACATGAACAATACAAGCGGACCGCGCGTGGAAGCTAGTCAAGCCTACGGAGCAAAGCTAGAAGAGCTTTTTGGTTTACCAGTAGACTATCAAGATGAACGCTTGACAACAGTTGCTGCAGAGCGCATGTTGATCGAGCAAGCAGATATTAGCCGAAACAAGCGCAAGAAAGTCATTGATAAGTTAGCAGCTCAGCTGATTTTACAAAATTATTTAGATAGAAAATTTTAATACAAAGGAGAGGCTATGTCACACGATCATAACCACGACCACGAAGAACGTGAATTAATTACACTAGTAGATGAGCAAGGAAATGAAACCTTGTTTGAAATCCTTTTGACGATTGACGGAAAAGAAGAATTTGGGAAAAACTATGTTCTTCTAGTACCAGTTAACGCAGAAGAAGACGAAGACGGACAAGTTGAAATTCAAGCTTACTCATTCATCGAAAACGAAGATGGAACAGAAGGTGAATTGCAACCAATCCCAGAAGACTCAGAAGACGAATGGAACATGATTGAAGAAGTCTTCAATAGTTTTATGGAGGAGTAAAAACGTCCGGGGGACGTTTTTAGCCTGACGCTAAAAATAAAAACCGTCAGTAAGTCTGGGAGACTGTATCAGCCCAACTCCCAGAAATTGGGAAGAGTTGGAACGTCCAGTGGATGTTTTTAGCCCAGCTCTTTGTAATAAGAGAGAGCTGGTAAGTCCAGTGGACGTTTTTAGCCCTGCGCTAGAAATTAGAAACGCAGGCACATCCAGTGGATGTTTTACCCCAAGCTAATATTCATAGTAGCTAGTTATTAGCTAACCAGGTAAGAGGTCGGGACGAAAATCCTGGCCTCGTTTTTGTTAGTTATGAGACTTTATTGAGGCAGTTGATTGAACCTGTAATTAAGGAGATGTATATGTTTGAAGTAGAAGAATGGCTTCATAGTCGGATTGGTTTGAATTTTCGATCAGGTTTGGGACGAATGCAACAAGCGGTGGATTTGTTGGGGAATCCCGAGAAGTCTTATCCTATTATCCACGTAACAGGAACTAATGGAAAAGGATCTACCATTGCTTTTATGAGGGAGTTATTTATGGGGCATGACAAAAAAGTTGCGACCTTTACTTCCCCTCATATCGTCTCTATCAATGATCGAATCTGCATTAACGGGCAACCAATAGCTGATGCAGACTTCATCCGTTTGGCTAATCAGGTCAAGGAGATGGAGAAAATGCTTCTGCAAACCCATGATCAGTTGTCCTTTTTTGAATTGCTGACCTTGA from Streptococcus mitis encodes:
- the mgtA gene encoding magnesium-translocating P-type ATPase, producing the protein MKTTKERLATAIHTSLNETLSFYKTSLTGLTEEQVEKNRDLYGENTITKGQEDSILKKIYESIINPFTIILLVIAMISLVTNVWLAKPGQEDPTTSIIIVVLVLISGGIRFVQELRSDKAATNLSKMIVNTATVIRQGEIQEVPIDDLVVGDVVKLSAGDMIPADLLLFESRDFFVQQSGLTGESESVEKLALTKATVQQSDSLLEAEALAFMGTNVLSGSAKAVVLAVGDDTMMGAIEQTLNTYDEPTSFEREMNSISWLLIRLMLVMVPIVFLSNGLTDGDWLEAGVFALSVGVGLTPEMLPMIITASLAKGSIIMAKEKVVIKKLNAIQDLGAIDILCTDKTGTLTQDEIVLEYPLDIHGRLDLTVLRRAYLNSYFQTGLKNLMDRAIIKRTEKEAKEHALLQNLAQTFQKIDELPFDFERRRMSVIVKDEHEVVSLVTKGALEEMLTISSYAEYQGVITPLTDVIREEILAEVRQLNQQGLRVLGVAYKSGLREGHAYTVDDEGDMILTGYLAFLDPPKPSAAPAIKALLEHGVQTKILTGDNEKVTQAVCEKVGLDINQILLGSEIDQMSDQELAQAVEEVTVFAKLSPDQKARIILQFKANGHAVGYMGDGINDAPSMKVADVGISVDTAVDIAKETADVILLDKDLMVLEKGLVEGRKVYANMTKYIKMTVSSNFGNILSLLVSGIFLPFLPMAPVHLIILNLVYDLSCIALPFDKVDKDFLRNPHTWEAKSITRFMIWMGPISSAFDILTFSLLYFIIVPMTTGQAYVHGAESAVGFIVLFQTGWFIESMWSQTMVIHMLRSAKIPFLQSRPAWLVLVTTLLAAAFVTFLPYSPLAILLHLTPLKPIYFIFLLFIIILYMISVTIVKKIYIKKYQEWL
- the spx gene encoding transcriptional regulator Spx — translated: MIKIYTVSSCTSCKKAKTWLNAHQLSYKEQNLGKEGITREELLDILTKTDNGIASIVSSKNRYAKALGVDIEDLSVNEVLNLIMETPRILKSPILVDEKRLQVGYKEDDIRAFLPRSVRNVENAEARLRAAL
- a CDS encoding SP0191 family lipoprotein — encoded protein: MKKIALVSLAFLFVLVGCGQKKETGTATKTEKDTLQSALPVIENAEKNTVVTKTLVLPKSDDGSQQTQTITYKDKTFLSLSIQQKRPVSDELKTYIDQHGVEETQKALLEAEEKDEAIIEARKLAGFKLETKLLSATELQTTTSFDFQVLDVKKASQLEYLKNIGLENLLKNEPSKYISDRLANGATEQ
- a CDS encoding IreB family regulatory phosphoprotein; its protein translation is MGFTEETVRFKLDDSNKKEISETLTDVYASLNDKGYNPINQIVGYVLSGDPAYVPRYNNARNQIRKYERDEIVEELVRYYLKGQGVDL
- the ruvX gene encoding Holliday junction resolvase RuvX — translated: MRIMGLDVGSKTVGVAISDPLGFTAQGLEIIQINEEQGQFGFDRVKELVDAYKVERFVVGLPKNMNNTSGPRVEASQAYGAKLEELFGLPVDYQDERLTTVAAERMLIEQADISRNKRKKVIDKLAAQLILQNYLDRKF
- a CDS encoding DUF1292 domain-containing protein gives rise to the protein MSHDHNHDHEERELITLVDEQGNETLFEILLTIDGKEEFGKNYVLLVPVNAEEDEDGQVEIQAYSFIENEDGTEGELQPIPEDSEDEWNMIEEVFNSFMEE